Proteins co-encoded in one Anabas testudineus chromosome 8, fAnaTes1.2, whole genome shotgun sequence genomic window:
- the LOC113160502 gene encoding epithelial membrane protein 2-like, whose product MLILLAAIFILHIIGIVLLLVATIDNAWWVTDTISTDVWARWVLQNGKWNFTDLPTGSTYPQDYLQAVQATSILACIFSILGIFVFVAQLFTLEKGKRFTISGIFQFVACLCIMIAASIYTDRFHLQENGWYGHCFILAWISFALTFISSIIYFVLRKKTA is encoded by the exons ATGCTGATTCTTCTCGCTGCCATTTTTATCCTTCACATCATCGGCATCGTCCTCCTCCTGGTGGCTACCATTGACAAT GCCTGGTGGGTAACTGACACCATCTCCACGGATGTGTGGGCCCGGTGGGTGCTGCAAAATGGAAAGTGGAACTTCACCGACCTCCCCACAGGCTCTACGTACCCACAAG ATTACCTCCAGGCAGTGCAGGCCACCTCAATCCTCGCCTGTATATTCTCCATCCTGGGCATCTTTGTGTTCGTGGCTCAGCTCTTCACCCTCGAGAAAGGAAAGAGGTTCACCATCTCTGGCATCTTTCAGTTCGTTGCCT GCCTGTGCATCATGATCGCAGCCTCCATCTACACAGACCGCTTCCACCTCCAGGAGAACGGTTGGTATGGTCACTGCTTCATCCTGGCATGGATCTCTTTTGCGCTCACGTTCATCTCCTCCATCATTTACTTTGTGCTACGCAAGAAGACTGCGTGA
- the LOC113157847 gene encoding germ cell-specific gene 1-like protein codes for MAFLQQMRSPRLSFIQTFVSLFLGSVALMSSYWCVGRQKVPKPLCSPTKHSNCIPVPGVSNSSNIQFSWETGDDRFVFPKFHTGLFITCEENIYTDAWEEKCRGFYTLTPRDEKAMMWLSLSLELMYIGLLLVSCTLLSVQLCIGAWFPSTQRWGLLLNAFAAVFTVLGGLLGMVGHMMYMQVFQTTASMGPEDFKPHSYGYSWAFYVAWFAFTVCMSAGVSTLNNYTKKVLMVGPRRSSGLNPCSFSWFLPPAPYYTPPNPTMPLACPPSPPRISHLSPYYDPPPGVVPASTPRLTHSHSFPLSNSDSFPPPPSHPAPASPFHRLSLPSPSPSPPPSAFVHILPGHQENHYDPGEDYSTL; via the exons ATGGCCTTCCTGCAGCAGATGCGTTCCCCTCGCCTCTCCTTTATCCAGACGTTTGTGTCTCTCTTCCTGGGCAGCGTGGCCCTCATGTCCTCGTACTGGTGCGTGGGCAGACAGAAGGTGCCTAAGCCCCTCTGTTCGCCCACCAAACACAGCAACTGCATCCCCGTTCCCGGCGTGTCCAACTCCTCCAACATCCAGTTCTCCTGGGAGACGGGGGACGACCGCTTCGTCTTCCCCAAGTTTCACACCGGCCTGTTCATCACCTGTGAGGAGAACATCTACACAGACGCATGGG AGGAGAAGTGTCGAGGTTTTTACACGTTGACTCCGAGAGATGAAAAAG CGATGATGTGGCTGTCGCTATCCCTGGAGCTCATGTACATCGGCCTGCTGCTGGTCAGCTGCACGCTGCTGTCTGTGCAACTGTGTATCGGGGCCTGGTTTCCCTCCACACAGCGCTGGGGCCTCCTGCTCAACGCTTTCGCTGCAGTCTTCACGGTCCTCGGAG GTCTGCTTGGGATGGTGGGTCACATGATGTACATGCAGGTGTTTCAGACCACTGCATCAATGGGACCAGAGGACTTCAAGCCCCACAGCTACGGCTACTCGTGGGCCTTCTA TGTGGCCTGGTTTGCCTTCACCGTCTGCATGTCCGCCGGCGTCTCCACTCTCAACAACTACACCAAGAAGGTCCTGATGGTGGGGCCCAGGCGGAGCTCCGGCCTCAACCCCTGCAGCTTCAGCTGGTTCCTGCCTCCGGCCCCTTACTACACCCCTCCCAACCCCACCATGCCCCTGGCCTGTCCCCCGTCTCCCCCTAGGATCTCCCACCTGTCTCCTTACTACGATCCCCCACCAGGTGTGGTACCCGCCTCCACTCCGAGGCTCACGCACTCccactcttttcctctctccaacTCCGActccttccctcctccaccttcccATCCGGCACCTGCGTCCCCGTTCCACCGCCTTTCCCTCCCCTCCCCATCTCCATCACCCCCCCCATCTGCCTTTGTCCACATTCTCCCGGGACACCAGGAGAACCACTATGATCCAGGGGAGGACTACAGCACACTTTGA